The following DNA comes from Kitasatospora sp. NBC_01287.
GCTGGACGGCACCGCCGCCACCACGGCCGTCACCACGGCGGTCGCTGCCGCCGAAGCCGACGCCGTCGACAGCGAGTTCTGGCGCGCGGTGGAGAGCGGCGATCTGGCCGCCTTCACCGAGAGCCTCGGGGTGGCCGGCGACCAGTCGATCAGCACCCTGCTGCCCGCCCTCTCCGACTGGCGCCGGGGCCGCCGCGACAGCGCGGTGCTGGACTCCTGGCGCTACCGGATCGGCTGGCAGCCCACCGCCGAGCCGACCGGCACCCGGCTGACCGGCCGTTGGCTGCTGGTGCTGCCGCGGGACGGCGCCGCCGGTGAGCTGCCCGCGATAGTGGCCGACGCGCTGAGCGCCGCGGGCGCCACCGTGCTGACCGTCGCGGCGGGCGAGGCCGCCACGGACCGCGCCGCGCTGGCCCAACTGCTGTGCGAGGCCGGCCCGGCGGACGCCGTGCTGTCGCTGCTCGCACTCGACGCCGCCCCGGCGATCGGCGCTCCGCACCTGCTGACCGGGGTCGCGGCCACACTGGTGCTGCTGCAGGCACTCGGCGACGCGGGCGTGGACGCACCGCTCTGGTGCGCCACCCGGGGCGCGGTCTCGGTCGGCGGCGGCGAGGCGGCCACCGCGCCCGCCCAGCAGCAGGTCTGGGGCCTGGGCCGGACCGCCGCCCTGGAGTACCCGGACCGCTGGGGCGGCCTGGTCGACCTCCCGCCCGTGCTGGACGCCAGGGCCGCCGCCCGGCTCTGCGCGGTGCTGGCCCAGGAGGACGAGGACCAGGTGGCGATCCGCGCCACCGGCCTCTTCCTGCGCCGCCTGGAGCGCGCCCCGCTCGCCGACACCCCGCCGGTGCGCGGCTGGCGCCCGCGCGGCACCGTGCTGCTCACCGGCGGCACCGGCGCGATCGGCCCGCACCTGGTGCGCTGGCTGGCCGGCGGCGGCGCCGAGCACCTGGTGCTGACCACCCGCAGGCCCGCCGACTCGCCCGACTTCGACGAACTGCGCACCCAGACCGAGGCGTTGGGCGCCCGGCTGACCATCGCCAACTGCGACACCGGCGACCGCGCCGAACTGGCCGCGCTGATCGAGCGGGTCGAGGCCCAGGGGCCCGAGATCCGCGCGGTGGTGCACGCCGCCGCCTTCATCAAGCTCGGCCCGCTGGGGGGCGTCAGCCTCCAGGAGTTCGACGACACCATGGCCTCCAAGTCCGGCACCGCGGACTACCTGGACGAGCTGCTCGACCGCGACTCGGTGGACGCCTTCGTCCTCTTCTCCTCCGTCGCGGGCCTGTGGGGCAGCGGCGACCACGGCACCTACGCCGCCGGCAACGCCTACCTGGACGCGGTGGCCGAGCGCCGCCGGGCCCGCGGCCGCTCGGCCCTCTCGATCGCCTGGGGCGTCTGGGACGGCTGCACCCCGGCGGGCGTGGACCCCGAGCGGCCCGCCCGGCACGGCCTGCCCACCATCGCGCCGCGCCTGGCGCTGCTCGGCATGCAGCAGGCGCTGGACCACGACGAGACCACGGTCGCGCTCGCCGAGGTGGACTGGGCGCGGTTCGGCCCGATCTTCACCTCCGCCCGCCCGCGCCCGCTGCTGGCCGGTATCCCCGAGGCCCGGCCCGCACGGGCCCAGGCCGCCCAGGCCACCACCACCGGCCGCGCGCAGGCCGCCCCGGCCGCCGCCGAGGCCCTGCGGCAGCGGCTGAGCGGCCTGAGCGCGCCCGAGCAGCAGAAGGTGCTGCTCGACCTGGTGGTCACCGAGGCCGCCGCCGTGCTCGGGCACCGGGCGCCGGGCGGCGTCCGGCCGGACCGCGCCTTCCGGGAGAGCGGCACGGACTCGCTGACCTCGGTGGAGCTGCGCGACCGGGTGGCCGCCGCCACCGGCCTGCGGCTGCCCGCCGCGCTGGTCTTCAGCCACCCCACCCCGCAGGCGTTGGCCCGCCACCTGCTCACCCTGCTGCTCGGCGACGCCGCCGCGACGCCGGCCGCCACGGCCGGCGGCACCGCGCACCCGGCCACCGCGACCGGCACCAGCACCGCGACCGGCACCGCCACCGACGGCGAGCCGCTGGCCATCGTCGGGATGGCCTGCCGGCTGCCCGGCGGGGTCGGCTCGCCGGAGGACCTGTGGCGGCTGGTGGACGGCGGCGGCGACGCGATCGCCGGGCTGCCCGGTGACCGCGGCTGGGACCTGGGCGCGCTCTACGACCCGGACCCGGACCGGGACGGCACCAGCTACGTCCGCCACGGTGGATTCCTCTACGACGCGGGCGAGTTCGACGCCGGCTTCTTCGGCATCTCGCCGCGCGAGGCGCAGATGATGGACCCTCAGCAGCGGCTGCTCCTGGAGACCTCCTGGGAGGCCGTCGAGCGGGCCGGCATCGACCCCACCTCGCTGCGCGGCACCAGGGCCGGCGTCTTCGTCGGCATCAACTACCAGGACTACGGCACCGGTCTGAGCGCGCTGCCGGCCGGCTCGGAGGGCCACCTGCTCACCGGCTCGGTCTCCAGCGTCGCCTCGGGCCGGGTCGCCTACACGATGGGCCTGGAGGGCCCCGCGATCACCCTGGACACGGCCTGCTCCTCCTCGCTGGTGGCCCTGCACCTGGCCGGGCAGTCGCTCAACCGCGGCGAGTGCACCATGGCCCTGGTCGGCGGCGTGGCGGTGATGTACAACCCGCGGACGCTGGTCGCCTTCAGCCGCCAGCGCGGACTCGCCAAGGACGGGCGCTGCAAGGCCTTCGCGGCCGGGGCGGACGGCATGGGCCTGGCGGAGGGCGTGGGCATGCTGCTGGTCGAGCGGCTCTCCGACGCCCGGCGACTGGGCCACCAGGTGCTCGCCGTGGTGCGCGCCTCGGCGATCAACCAGGACGGCGCCAGCAACGGCCTGGCGGCGCCCAGCGGTCCGGCCCAGGAGCGGGTGATCCGGCAGGCGCTCGCCAACGCCGGCCTGAGCACCGGTGACGTGGACGCCGTGGAGGCGCACGGCACCGGTACCTCGCTCGGCGACCCGATCGAGGCCGAGGCGCTGCTCGCCACCTACGGCCAGTGCCGCGAGGCGGACCGGCCGCTGCTGCTGGGCTCGCTGAAGTCCAACATCGGCCACACCCAGGCCGCTTCGGGCGTGGCCAGCGTGATCAAGACGGTGATGGCGCTGCGCCACGGGGTGCTGCCGCAGACCCTGCACGTGGACGCGCCCTCCTCGCACGTGGACTGGTCGGCGGGCGGCGTGGAGCTGCTGCGCGAGCGGACGAGCTGGCCGCGGACCGGGCGGGTTCGCCGGGCCGGTGTCTCCTCCTTCGGGATCAGCGGCACCAACGCGCACGTGATCCTGGAGCAGGCGGAGCCTTCTGACGCTCCGTCAATCACCGAGCCGGCGGCGCCGGTGTTGGACACCCCGCTGGTGCCGCTGGTGCTCTCGGGCAAGGGCGGAGCGGCGCTGCGCGCGCAGATCGAGCGCTTCGCGGCGTTCGAGGGCTCCAATGCGGGTGACCTCGCGGCCGAGGGCGACCTCGCGCCGGTGGGTGCGGCGCTGGTGCGCGGCCGGGCGCTGTTCGAGGACCGGGCGGTGCTGCTGGGTGAGCAGCGGGTGGTCGGGCGCGCGGCCGGTGATGGTGGGGTGGTGCTGGTCTTCCCGGGTCAGGGTTCGCAGTGGGTGGGGATGGCGTCGGGTCTGCTGGCCTCCTCGCACGTGTTCGCGGAGTCGATCGCGGCGTGCTCGGCGGCGCTGGCGCCGTTCACGGACTGGTCGTTGGAGGAGGCGCTGACCGACGCGGCGCTCCTGGAGCGGGTCGACGTGGTGCAGCCGGTGCTCTTCTCGGTGATGGTCTCGCTGGCGGCGTTGTGGCGTTCGCTGGGTGTCGAGGTCTCCGCCGTTGTCGGCCACTCGCAGGGTGAGATCGCGGCTGCCTGCGTGGCGGGGGCGCTGTCGCTGGAGGACGCGGCGCGGGTGGTCGCGTTGCGGGCCAAGTCGCTGGCCCGGGTGGCGGGTTCGGGTGGGATGGTGTCGCTCTTCGCCTCCGCCGCGAAGGCCGGCGAGTTGCTGGTGGGCTTCGAGGGCCGGGTCGGCGTCGCGGCGGTCAACGGCCCCGGCTCGGTGGTCGTCTCGGGTGAGGCGGCCGCGCTGGACGAGTTCATGGTGGCCTGCTCGGACGCGGGCGTGGACGCCCGTCGGGTGAACGTGGACTACGCCTCGCACTCCGCGCAGATGGAGTTGCTGGAGGAGGAGATCCTTCAGGCGCTCGCGCCGGTCACCGGGCTGGCCCCGAGCATCCCGATGCTCTCGACGTACACCGGCGAGTGGGTCAGGCCCGGTGAGCTGGGCGGCCGTTACTGGTACGAGAACCTGCGCCACCCGGTGCGTCTGCAGGAGGCGGTGGCCGAGCTGGCGAAGGCCGGGCACCGCGTCTTCGTGGAGTCCAGCCCGCACCCGGTGCTCACCGTCGGCGTCCAGGGGACCTTGGACGAGAACGGCGGCGGCGTCGCGCTGGGTACGTTGCGCCGTGAACAGGGCGGCCCCGAGCGGCTGCTGACCTCGCTGGCCGAGGCCTTCGTCAACGGCGCCACCGTCGACTGGACCCGGCTGCTCACCAGCACCGCCCACGTCGACCTCCCCACCTACCCCTTCCAGCACGAGCACTACTGGCTGCTGGACGCCGCCGGTCCCGCCGCGCCCGCCGCCACCGGCACCGCCGCCGACGGCGAGTTCTGGCGCGCGGTGGAGAGCGGCGAGCTGGCCGCCACCCTCGGTCTCGACCCGGCCCGCCCGCTGGGCGAGGCGCTGCCGGCCATCGCCGCCTGGCGGCGCGAGCGCGAGGCCGCGGCGAGCATCGCCGACTGGCGCTACCGGGTCGACTGGCGGCCGGTCGCCGACCCGGCCGGCCCGGCCCGGCTGGCCGGGACCTGGCTGGTGGTCGCCTCCCCGGCCGTCGACAGCGCGCTGGTGCAGGACTGCGCGGTGGCGCTCGGCAAGGCGGGGGCCGAGGTGGTCGAGCGGAGCATCGCCGTCACCGACGCCGACCCCGAGCACTACCTCGACTTGCTGCGCACCGCGGGCCAGGTCGACGGCGTGCTCTCCCTGCTGGGGCTGGACACCGAGCCGTCCGCGCAGGCACCCGCCGTGCCGCGCGGGCTGGCCGGCTCCCTGGCGCTGGTCCAGGCGCTGGGCACCGCGGAGTGCGCCGCACCGCTCTGGCTGGCCACCCGCGGCGCCGTCAGCACCGAACCGGGCGCCGAGTCAACGGATCTGGCACAGGCTCAACTCTGGGGCCTGGGAAGGGTGATCGGCCTGGAGCACCCCGAGCGCTGGGGCGGCCTGGTGGACCTGCCGTCGGCCGCCGGGCCGTGGGACGAGCGCTGGGCCGAGCGGCTGGGCGCCGTCCTGGCCGGCCTGCCGTGCGACGGCGGTACCGAGGACCAGGTCGCCATCCGCCCGGCCGGCTTGCACGTGCGGCGGCTCAACCGGGCCCCACGGCCGTCGGCGGCCGGCACGCCGTGGCGCCCGCACGGCACGGTGCTGGTCACCGGCGGCACCGGCGCCATCGGCGGCCATGTCGCCCGCTGGCTGGCCGGGGCCGGGGCCGAGCACCTGGTGCTGGTCAGCCGCAGCGGTCCGGCCGCGCCCGGGGCCGACGCGCTGCGCGCCGAACTGGAGCAACTGGGCGCCCGGGTCACCGTCGCCGCCTGCGAGGTCGCCGACCGGGCCGCGCTCACCGCGCTGGCCGCCGCCGTCGAGGCCCAGGGCGAGCCGATCCGGGCCGTCTTCCACGCCGCCGGCGCGGGCTGGACGGCCACCCTGGCCGAGACCGACCGCGCCCTGCTGGCCGACTCCGCCACCGCCAAGGTCACCGCGACGCTGGCCATCGAGGCCGTGCTCGGCGATCGGCTGGAGGCCTTCGTCCTCTTCTCCTCCAACGCCGCCGTCTGGGGCAGCACCGGGCTGGGCGCCTACGCCGCCGCCAACGCTTTCCTCGACGCCTTCGCCGAGGACCGGGCCCGGCGCGGGCTGCCGGTGACGTCGGTCGCCTGGGGCCTGTGGGAGGGGCCGGGCATGGCCGAGGGCGCCGCCACCGAGCGGATGCTGCGCCGCGGCCTGCGGGCGATGGCCCCCGAGCACGCGGTGGCCGCGCTGCGCCAGGCGCTGGAGCAGGGCGAGGCCCTGCTCGCCGTGGCGGACCTGGACTGGCCGCGGTTCCACGCCGCCTTCGCCGCCGCCCGTCCGCGCCCGCTGGTGGCCGACCTGGCCGAGGTGCGCCGGCTGCTGGACGCGCCCGCCGAGGCGCCCGAGGGGGCGGTGGACGAAGGCGCGGCCTACCTGGCCGCGCTGGCCGCCACCCCGCCCGCCGAGCGGCTGCGGGCGCTGGTGGAGCTGGTCCGCACCCACGCGGCGGCCGTGCTGCGCTTCGACGCGCCGGGCGCGGTGCCCGCCGAGCGGGCCTTCCGCGAGCTGGGCTTCGACTCGATCACCGCGGTCGAGGTCCGCACCCGGCTGGGTGCGGCCACCGGGCTGCGGCTGCCCGCCACGCTGATCTTCGACCACCCGACCCCGCAGCTGCTCGCCCAGCACCTGGCCGAGCTGCTCTTCCCCGGCAGCGCCCAGGCGGCGGCCGAGGACCCGGCCGACACGGCGCTGCGCGAGCTGCTCGCGAGCATCCCGCCGCACCGCCTGCGGGAGGCCGGCCTCGACCAGGCCCTGCTGCGGCTGGCGGCCGACCCGCACGCCCCGTCGGCCGAGCCCGCCGCCGAACCCGCGGCCGACGCGCCCGACATCGACGCGCTCGACACCGAGAGCCTGATCCGTCTGGCCCTCGCCCCTTCCGACTCCTGAGATCGACGCCCGTGCGGAGTACACGATGACCACGTCCACCGAACAGCTCCTCGACGCGCTGCGTGCCTCGCTCAAGGAGACGGAGCGCCTGCGGCAGCAGAACCGCAGCCTGACCGACGCCGCCCACCAGCCGATCGCGATCGTCGGCATGGCCTGCCGCTACCCGGGCGGGGTGCGTTCGCCCGAGGACCTCTGGGAGCTGGTCGCGGCCGGCACGGACGCCGTCTCCGGGCTGCCCACCGACCGCGGTTGGGACATCGAGAAGCTCTACGACCCGGACCCGGACAAGCCCGGCACCTTCTACTCGGACCAGGGCGGCTTCCTCTACGACGCGGGGGAGTTCGACGCGGGCTTCTTCGGCATCTCGCCCCGTGAGGCGCTGGCGATGGACCCGCAGCAGCGGCTGCTGCTGGAGACCAGCTGGGAGGCGCTGGAGCGGGCCGGGCTCGACCCCGCCGCCCTGCGCGGCAGCCGGTCCGGGGTCTTCGTCGGCACCGCCTTCCAGGGCTACGGCGGGGGCGGGCACCAGCCGCTGCCCGACGGGGTGGAGGGCTACCTGCTGACCGGCACGATCAGCAGCGTCGCCTCGGGGCGGATCGCCTACACCCTGGGCCTGGAGGGCCCGGCCGTCACGGTGGACACGGCCTGCTCCTCCTCCTCGGTCGCGATGCACATGGCCGTGCAGAGCCTGCGCGGTGGCGAGTGCTCGCTCGCGCTGGCCGGCGGCGCGGCGATCTCGGCCACGCCGTGGGCGTTCGTCGAGTTCGCCCGGCAGGGTGGGCTGGCCAAGGACGGCCGCTGCAAGCCCTTCTCGGCCGCCGCCGACGGCATCGCCTGGGCGGACGGCGTGGGCATGCTGGTGCTGGAGCGGCTCTCCGACGCCCAGCGACTGGGCCACCAGGTGCTGGCCGTGATCCGGGGCACCGCGATCAACCAGGACGGCGCCAGCAACGGGCTCTCCGCGCCCAACGGCCCCGCCCAGCAGCGGGTGATCCGCGCGGCGCTGGCCGATGCCAGGCTCACCGCGGGGGAGGTGGACGCGGTCGAGGCGCACGGCACCGGCACCGCGCTCGGCGACCCGATAGAGGCGCAGGCGCTGCTGGCCACCTACGGTCAGGGCAGGCCCGCCGAGCAGCCGCTGCGGCTCGGCTCGCTGAAGTCCAACATCGGCCACAGCCAGACCGCTTCGGGCGTCGGCGGGGTGATCAAGTCGGTGCTGGCGCTGCGGCACGGCCTGCTGCCCAAGACCCTGCACGTGGACGCCCCCTCGCCGCACGTGGACTGGACGGCGGGCGCCGTCGAGCTGCTCACCGAGCCGGTGCCGCTGCCGCGGGGCGAGCGGCCGCACCGGATCGGCGTCTCCTCCTTCGGGGTCAGCGGCACCAATGTGCACCTGATCCTGGAGCAGGCGACCGAAGCTGACGGACCGTCAGAACGTGTCGAGGCCGACGCCCCGGTGCTGCCGGTGCTGCCCTGGGTGGTCTCCGGGCGCGGCGAGGCGGCGCTGCGGGCGCAGGCCGAGCGGCTGGCGGCCTTCGCCGCCGACCCGGCGCGCGACCCGGCGGCGGTCGGCGCGGCGCTGGTGCGCGGCCGCTCCGCCTTCGAGGACCGGGCCGTGGTGCTGGGCGCCACCCGGCGGGAGCTGCTCGCCGGACTGGCCGAGGTGGCCGCCGGTGGCGGCCTGATCGGACGGGCGCAGGGCGATGGCGGCGCGGTGCTGGTCTTCGGCGAACTCGACGGCGCGCCGCTGCCGAGCGCCGAACTGGCCGCCGCTTTCCCGGTCTTCGCGCAGTCGCTGGCGGCCACCCGGGCCGCCCTGGCGCCGTACTGGCCGGCCGGCGCCGCTGGGCTGGACGGTGGGGCTGGGCCGGCCGGCGCGGCCGAGGCCTTCGCCGACCGGCTGGCGCTGGCCGCCCTGTGGCGCTCGCTCGGCCTGCGGCCCTCGGCCGTGCTCGGGCACGGGAGCGGCGAGATCGCGGCCGCCTGCGTGGCGGGCGCGCTCTCGCTCGACGACGCGGCCAAGGTGCTGGCGGGGCAGCCCGCCGGGCTCACCGCGGGCACGCCCGAGATCCCGCTGCTCTCCGCCAGGACCGGCCGCTGGGTCCAGCCGGGCGAGCTGGACGCCGCCCACTGGGCCGCTGCCACTGCCACCACCGCTGCCACTGCCACTGCCACCACCGCTTCCACCACCCCTGCCGGGACCCCCGCCGGCACCCAGCAACTGCCCGCCGCCGTCGGGCAGCTGGCCGCATCCGGGCACCGGCTCTTCCTGCTCTTCGGGTCGCCCGAGGCCCTCACCGCACCCCAGGCCCTCGCCGCGCCCGAGATCCTCGCCGCGCCCGAGGGCACCCGGCTGCTCGGCGCCGGGACGGACCCGCGCGGCTTCCTGACCGCCGCCGCCGAGGCCTTCGTGGACGGCGCGGACCTCGACCTCGCCGCGCTCTTCGGCCGCACCGAGCCCGTCGACCTGCCGACCTACGCCTTCCAGCGCGAGCACTACTGGCTGGAACCCGTCCCGGCGACCGACCGCGACGCCACCGGCCTGGGCCTGGGCAGCGTGGAGCACCCGCTGCTCGGCGCCGCCGTCGTGCTCGCCGACGGCGACGGCCTGGTGCTCACCGGCCGGCTCTCGCTGGCCACCCACCCCTGGCTCGCCGACCACGCGGTGGGCGGCACCCCGCTGCTGCCCGGCACCGCCTTCGTCGAACTCGCGCTGAGGGCCGGTGACCAGGCGGCCTGTGAGCTGGTGGAGGAGCTCACGCTGCACGCCCCGCTGGCCCTGGTCGGCGCCGGCAGCACCCGCGTGCAGGTCCGGATCGCCTCCCCCGACCGGTCGGGGCGCCGCACCCTGACCATCCACTCCCAGGCCGAGCCCACCGGCCCCGAGGCCGAGGCCGGCGCCGAGGGGGAGGAGTCGCCCTGGGTGCTGCACGCCACCGGCACCCTCGCCCCCGGCGCGCCGGCGCCCGCCGCCGACCTGACCGACTGGCCGCCGCCCGGCGCCGAGCCGGTCGAGGTCAGCGACCTCTACGACCGGCTGGCGGAGCGCGGCTACGGCTACGGGCCGGTCTTCCGCGGCCTGCGGGCGGCCTGGCGGCGCGGCGAGGAGGTCTTCGCGGCCATCGCGCTGCCCGCCGACCAGCAGGCCTCGGCCGCCGCCTACGGCGTGCACCCGGCGCTGCTGGACGCGGCCCTGCACGCGGCAGGCTTCGCCGGGCTGCTGGACGACGGGCAGAGCACCACCCGGCTGCCGTTCGCCTGGTCGGGCGTCAGCCTGGCCGCCGGCGGCGCGGTTGGCCTGCGGGTGCGGCTGGCGGCCGCGGGCCCTGACACCATCACGCTGGACGTGGCCGACACCACCGGGGCGCCGGTCGCCTCCGTGGAGTCCCTGGTGCTGCGCGCGATCGACCCCGCGCAGCTCGCCGCCGCCCGCACCAAGCCGGTCGACTCGCTGCACCTGGTGGAGTGGAGCCCGCTGACCGGGGCCCTCGGCGCGGCGCCCACCGCGCCGTCCGCCGGCTCGCCCGCAGCCCCGCC
Coding sequences within:
- a CDS encoding type I polyketide synthase produces the protein MTTEQKLRDYLKRATADLRQARRRLQELEESGSEPIAIVGMACRFPGGVRSPEEFWELVVNGRDAVAGFPADRGWDLATLQHADADRPGASYVRAGGFLYDAGEFDAGLFGIAPREALAMDPQQRLLLETAWESLERAGIAPDSVRGEQVGVFVGSLAPDYGPPMHAAPGEHEGYLLTGNQLSVASGRIAYSLGLEGPAVTIDTACSSSLVALHLAVQSLRRGECSMALAGGVTVMSQPGIFVDLGRQRGLAADGRCKAFAAGADGFGPAEGVGMLLVERLSDARRLGHQVLAVVRGSAVNQDGASNGLTAPNGPSQQRMIRRALLNAGLAAGEVDAVEAHGTGTPLGDPIEAQALLATYGQGREADRPLWLGSVKSNIGHTAAAAGVAGVIKMVLALRGGVLPRTLHVDEPTPHVDWSAGAVRLLTEAVDWPETGRPRRAGVSSFGISGTNAHVILEQATEVDDPSAVEVEPVVDAPVVPLVLSGRGEAALRAQLDRLAGVDEDLAAIGAALVRGRAVLEDRAVLLGEQRVVGHAAGDGGVVLVFPGQGSQWVGMASGLLASSHVFAESIAACSVALAPFTDWSLEEALTDAALLERVDVVQPVLFSVMVSLAALWRSLGVEVSAVVGHSQGEIAAACVAGALSLDDAARVVALRAKSLARVAGSGGMVSLFASAAKAGELLVDFEGRVGIAAVNGPGSVVVSGEAAALDEFMVVCADAGVDARRVNVDYASHSAQMELLEAEILQALAPVTGLAPSIPMLSTYTGEWVRPGELGARYWYENLRHPVHLQVAVAELAKAGHRVFVESSPHPVLTVGVQETLDENGGGVALGTLRREQGGPERLLTSLAEAFVNGATVDWTRVLTSTAHVDLPTYPFQRERYWLDGTAATTAVTTAVAAAEADAVDSEFWRAVESGDLAAFTESLGVAGDQSISTLLPALSDWRRGRRDSAVLDSWRYRIGWQPTAEPTGTRLTGRWLLVLPRDGAAGELPAIVADALSAAGATVLTVAAGEAATDRAALAQLLCEAGPADAVLSLLALDAAPAIGAPHLLTGVAATLVLLQALGDAGVDAPLWCATRGAVSVGGGEAATAPAQQQVWGLGRTAALEYPDRWGGLVDLPPVLDARAAARLCAVLAQEDEDQVAIRATGLFLRRLERAPLADTPPVRGWRPRGTVLLTGGTGAIGPHLVRWLAGGGAEHLVLTTRRPADSPDFDELRTQTEALGARLTIANCDTGDRAELAALIERVEAQGPEIRAVVHAAAFIKLGPLGGVSLQEFDDTMASKSGTADYLDELLDRDSVDAFVLFSSVAGLWGSGDHGTYAAGNAYLDAVAERRRARGRSALSIAWGVWDGCTPAGVDPERPARHGLPTIAPRLALLGMQQALDHDETTVALAEVDWARFGPIFTSARPRPLLAGIPEARPARAQAAQATTTGRAQAAPAAAEALRQRLSGLSAPEQQKVLLDLVVTEAAAVLGHRAPGGVRPDRAFRESGTDSLTSVELRDRVAAATGLRLPAALVFSHPTPQALARHLLTLLLGDAAATPAATAGGTAHPATATGTSTATGTATDGEPLAIVGMACRLPGGVGSPEDLWRLVDGGGDAIAGLPGDRGWDLGALYDPDPDRDGTSYVRHGGFLYDAGEFDAGFFGISPREAQMMDPQQRLLLETSWEAVERAGIDPTSLRGTRAGVFVGINYQDYGTGLSALPAGSEGHLLTGSVSSVASGRVAYTMGLEGPAITLDTACSSSLVALHLAGQSLNRGECTMALVGGVAVMYNPRTLVAFSRQRGLAKDGRCKAFAAGADGMGLAEGVGMLLVERLSDARRLGHQVLAVVRASAINQDGASNGLAAPSGPAQERVIRQALANAGLSTGDVDAVEAHGTGTSLGDPIEAEALLATYGQCREADRPLLLGSLKSNIGHTQAASGVASVIKTVMALRHGVLPQTLHVDAPSSHVDWSAGGVELLRERTSWPRTGRVRRAGVSSFGISGTNAHVILEQAEPSDAPSITEPAAPVLDTPLVPLVLSGKGGAALRAQIERFAAFEGSNAGDLAAEGDLAPVGAALVRGRALFEDRAVLLGEQRVVGRAAGDGGVVLVFPGQGSQWVGMASGLLASSHVFAESIAACSAALAPFTDWSLEEALTDAALLERVDVVQPVLFSVMVSLAALWRSLGVEVSAVVGHSQGEIAAACVAGALSLEDAARVVALRAKSLARVAGSGGMVSLFASAAKAGELLVGFEGRVGVAAVNGPGSVVVSGEAAALDEFMVACSDAGVDARRVNVDYASHSAQMELLEEEILQALAPVTGLAPSIPMLSTYTGEWVRPGELGGRYWYENLRHPVRLQEAVAELAKAGHRVFVESSPHPVLTVGVQGTLDENGGGVALGTLRREQGGPERLLTSLAEAFVNGATVDWTRLLTSTAHVDLPTYPFQHEHYWLLDAAGPAAPAATGTAADGEFWRAVESGELAATLGLDPARPLGEALPAIAAWRREREAAASIADWRYRVDWRPVADPAGPARLAGTWLVVASPAVDSALVQDCAVALGKAGAEVVERSIAVTDADPEHYLDLLRTAGQVDGVLSLLGLDTEPSAQAPAVPRGLAGSLALVQALGTAECAAPLWLATRGAVSTEPGAESTDLAQAQLWGLGRVIGLEHPERWGGLVDLPSAAGPWDERWAERLGAVLAGLPCDGGTEDQVAIRPAGLHVRRLNRAPRPSAAGTPWRPHGTVLVTGGTGAIGGHVARWLAGAGAEHLVLVSRSGPAAPGADALRAELEQLGARVTVAACEVADRAALTALAAAVEAQGEPIRAVFHAAGAGWTATLAETDRALLADSATAKVTATLAIEAVLGDRLEAFVLFSSNAAVWGSTGLGAYAAANAFLDAFAEDRARRGLPVTSVAWGLWEGPGMAEGAATERMLRRGLRAMAPEHAVAALRQALEQGEALLAVADLDWPRFHAAFAAARPRPLVADLAEVRRLLDAPAEAPEGAVDEGAAYLAALAATPPAERLRALVELVRTHAAAVLRFDAPGAVPAERAFRELGFDSITAVEVRTRLGAATGLRLPATLIFDHPTPQLLAQHLAELLFPGSAQAAAEDPADTALRELLASIPPHRLREAGLDQALLRLAADPHAPSAEPAAEPAADAPDIDALDTESLIRLALAPSDS